A stretch of Primulina tabacum isolate GXHZ01 chromosome 13, ASM2559414v2, whole genome shotgun sequence DNA encodes these proteins:
- the LOC142523225 gene encoding uncharacterized protein LOC142523225 isoform X1 produces the protein MPMEAIYAKLYSKYSKLKKEKESPLDKLNREQELKFMNYVAAADEMIEYLKSENDKLRGQVDDLKSENHNLRGQVDDLKSGLADTRSSSDEQHIQCQKLLMEENQKKPNYTITNPGKWKLSFNLNMLGYSKTIDKELSKEISKLRKVELQECSNCPVNQEIESEQRTSHQDSPAEGTSSKYVLRSAKKRKLERITEGTANAHVDGEHGRPTDCAPLSIQQRGCQMKINSPDSNAVYCMFQCLVESVHGMKFSPRKQSSKPCIQALHQSSAGYSFSLTWVPNTHGEAELVYRVLSLGTFEKVAPEWMREMLLFSTSMCNIFFERLSRVIKC, from the exons ATGCCA ATGGAGGCGATTTATGCAAAGCTCTACAGCAAATACTCCAAGCTCAAG AAAGAAAAAGAATCCCCACTAGACAAGCTAAATCGCGAGCAAGAActaaaattcatgaattatgtTGCTG CTGCAGATGAAATGATAGAATACTTGAAAAGTGAAAACGACAAGCTACGTGGACAAGTAGACGACTTGAAAAGTGAAAACCACAACCTACGTGGTCAAGTAGACGACTTGAAAAGTGGACTGGCTGATACAAG ATCTTCTAGTGATGAACAACATATTCAGTGCCAAAAGCTTTTGATGGAAGAAAATCAGAAAA AACCCAATTATACCATTACTAACCCTGGAAAGTGGAAACTGTCTTTTAATCTGAATATGCTTGGATATTCCAAAACCATAG ACAAGGAACTCTCCAAAGAAATTTCAAAGCTTCGGAAGGTTGAATTACAAGAATGCTCAAACTGTCCTGTGAATCAGGAAATTGAAAGCGAGCAGCGAACTTCACATCAAGATTCTCCAGCTGAAGGAACATCTAGCAAGTATGTACTTAGATCAGCAAAAAAACGTAAACTTGAGCGTATAACTGAAGGCACAGCCAATGCTCATGTTGATGGGGAGCATGGGCGTCCGACAGATTGTGCTCCTCTGAGCATCCAACAG CGTGGTTGTCAAATGAAGATCAACAGTCCAG ACAGTAACGCTGTTTACTGCATGTTTCAATGCCTTGTCGAGTCAGTACATGGCATGAAATTCTCCCCTCGTAAACAAAGTAGTAAACCATGCATACAGGCGCTACACCAATCAAGTG CAGGTTATTCTTTCAGTTTGACATGGGTACCTAACACGCACGGAGAAGCAGAACTCGTATACCGGGTGCTGTCGTTAGGGACGTTTGAAAAAGTGGCACCAGAGTGGATGAGGGAGATGTTGTTGTTCAGCACAAGCATGTGCAACATCTTTTTCGAGAGGCTTTCCCGTGTTATCAAATGTTAA
- the LOC142523225 gene encoding uncharacterized protein LOC142523225 isoform X2, translating into MPMEAIYAKLYSKYSKLKKEKESPLDKLNREQELKFMNYVAAADEMIEYLKSENDKLRGQVDDLKSENHNLRGQVDDLKSGLADTRSSSDEQHIQCQKLLMEENQKKPNYTITNPGKWKLSFNLNMLGYSKTIDKELSKEISKLRKVELQECSNCPVNQEIESEQRTSHQDSPAEGTSSKYVLRSAKKRKLERITEGTANAHVDGEHGRPTDCAPLSIQQRGCQMKINSPDSNAVYCMFQCLVESVHGMKFSPRKQSSKPCIQALHQSSGYSFSLTWVPNTHGEAELVYRVLSLGTFEKVAPEWMREMLLFSTSMCNIFFERLSRVIKC; encoded by the exons ATGCCA ATGGAGGCGATTTATGCAAAGCTCTACAGCAAATACTCCAAGCTCAAG AAAGAAAAAGAATCCCCACTAGACAAGCTAAATCGCGAGCAAGAActaaaattcatgaattatgtTGCTG CTGCAGATGAAATGATAGAATACTTGAAAAGTGAAAACGACAAGCTACGTGGACAAGTAGACGACTTGAAAAGTGAAAACCACAACCTACGTGGTCAAGTAGACGACTTGAAAAGTGGACTGGCTGATACAAG ATCTTCTAGTGATGAACAACATATTCAGTGCCAAAAGCTTTTGATGGAAGAAAATCAGAAAA AACCCAATTATACCATTACTAACCCTGGAAAGTGGAAACTGTCTTTTAATCTGAATATGCTTGGATATTCCAAAACCATAG ACAAGGAACTCTCCAAAGAAATTTCAAAGCTTCGGAAGGTTGAATTACAAGAATGCTCAAACTGTCCTGTGAATCAGGAAATTGAAAGCGAGCAGCGAACTTCACATCAAGATTCTCCAGCTGAAGGAACATCTAGCAAGTATGTACTTAGATCAGCAAAAAAACGTAAACTTGAGCGTATAACTGAAGGCACAGCCAATGCTCATGTTGATGGGGAGCATGGGCGTCCGACAGATTGTGCTCCTCTGAGCATCCAACAG CGTGGTTGTCAAATGAAGATCAACAGTCCAG ACAGTAACGCTGTTTACTGCATGTTTCAATGCCTTGTCGAGTCAGTACATGGCATGAAATTCTCCCCTCGTAAACAAAGTAGTAAACCATGCATACAGGCGCTACACCAATCAAGTG GTTATTCTTTCAGTTTGACATGGGTACCTAACACGCACGGAGAAGCAGAACTCGTATACCGGGTGCTGTCGTTAGGGACGTTTGAAAAAGTGGCACCAGAGTGGATGAGGGAGATGTTGTTGTTCAGCACAAGCATGTGCAACATCTTTTTCGAGAGGCTTTCCCGTGTTATCAAATGTTAA